Proteins from a single region of Sesamum indicum cultivar Zhongzhi No. 13 linkage group LG5, S_indicum_v1.0, whole genome shotgun sequence:
- the LOC105162689 gene encoding tubulin beta-5 chain-like, which yields MREILHVQGGQCGNQIGSKFWEVVCDEHGIDPTGRYVGTSDLQLERVNVYYNEASCGRFVPRAVLMDLEPGTMDSVRTGPYGQIFRPDNFVFGQSGAGNNWAKGHYTEGAELIDSVLDVVRKEAENCDCLQGFQVCHSLGGGTGSGMGTLLISKIREEYPDRMMLTFSVFPSPKVSDTVVEPYNATLSVHQLVENADECMVLDNEALYDICFRTLKLTTPSFGDLNHLISATMSGVTCCLRFPGQLNSDLRKLAVNLIPFPRLHFFMVGFAPLTSRGSQQYRALTVPELTQQMWDAKNMMCAADPRHGRYLTASAMFRGKMSTKEVDEQMINVQNKNSSYFVEWIPNNVKSSVCDIPPRGLSMASTFIGNSTSIQEMFRRVSEQFTAMFRRKAFLHWYTGEGMDEMEFTEAESNMNDLVSEYQQYQDATADDEGEYEEEEEDMEHM from the exons atgagagaaatcCTTCACGTTCAGGGAGGCCAATGTGGCAACCAGATTGGCTCAAAGTTTTGGGAGGTTGTCTGTGATGAGCATGGCATAGATCCAACTGGACGTTATGTTGGCACATCAGATTTGCAATTGGAGCGTGTCAATGTCTACTACAATGAGGCATCATGTGGCAGATTTGTGCCTCGTGCAGTGCTCATGGATCTGGAGCCTGGAACCATGGACAGTGTCCGCACTGGTCCATATGGTCAGATCTTCAGGCCcgataattttgtttttggccAGTCTGGTGCTGGAAACAACTGGGCCAAAGGGCACTATACTGAAGGTGCTGAGCTGATTGACTCAGTTCTTGATGTTGTTAGGAAGGAGGCTGAGAATTGTGACTGCCTTCAAG GTTTCCAGGTGTGCCACTCTCTTGGTGGAGGAACTGGTTCTGGGATGGGCACCTTGCTGATCTCAAAGATCAGAGAAGAATACCCTGATAGGATGATGTTGACCTTTTCTGTGTTCCCATCACCTAAGGTTTCCGATACAGTGGTTGAGCCTTATAACGCCACACTTTCAGTGCATCAGCTTGTTGAGAATGCTGATGAATGCATGGTGCTTGACAATGAAGCTCTGTATGATATTTGTTTCAGGACGCTCAAACTTACCACTCCTAGCT TTGGTGATCTAAACCACTTAATTTCTGCAACTATGAGTGGAGTTACCTGCTGCCTTCGATTCCCTGGTCAACTTAACTCAGACCTGCGAAAGCTTGCTGTTAACCTCATCCCGTTCCCCCGTTTGCACTTTTTCATGGTGGGGTTTGCTCCTCTCACATCTCGTGGTTCCCAGCAGTACCGTGCTTTGACTGTTCCAGAGCTTACCCAACAAATGTGGGATGCCAAGAACATGATGTGTGCTGCTGATCCACGCCATGGACGGTACCTCACTGCCTCAGCCATGTTCAGGGGCAAAATGAGCACCAAGGAAGTAGATGAACAGATGATCAATGTTCAAAACAAGAACTCTTCTTACTTTGTAGAGTGGATCCCCAACAATGTGAAATCAAGTGTTTGCGACATCCCACCAAGAGGTCTGTCGATGGCATCAACCTTCATTGGGAACTCGACTTCCATCCAGGAAATGTTCAGGAGAGTGAGTGAGCAGTTCACTGCTATGTTTAGGAGGAAGGCTTTCTTACACTGGTATACAGGTGAAGGTATGGACGAGATGGAGTTCACAGAGGCTGAGAGCAATATGAACGATCTTGTATCTGAGTACCAGCAGTACCAGGATGCAACTGCTGATGATGAAGGTGAGTacgaggaggaagaggaagacaTGGAGCACATGTAA
- the LOC105162687 gene encoding putative SWI/SNF-related matrix-associated actin-dependent regulator of chromatin subfamily A member 3-like 1: protein MAAISLRRTKDKGFIGLPSKSIETFFVDLHEEERRVYDQMEEEARNIVKDYISDESVVRNYSTVLSILVRLRQICTDLALCPADLRALLPPSQLEDVKNNPALLQKLLSVLQDGEDFDCPICISPPRDIVITCCAHIFCESCILKTLKRTKPCCPMCRHPLSESDLFKAPPESSQMTSEGSSSHPSSKVAALLKLLSTSRDASPSSKSVMFSQFRKMLLLLEEPLKEAGFKVIRLDGTMNAKRRAQVIKDFGVPAPEGPTILLASLKASSAGINLTAASTVYLLEPWWNPAVEEQAMDRVHRIGQKEDVKIVRLIARNTIEERILQLQENKRLLARKAFGRRSQKGQREISRDDLSALMNL, encoded by the exons ATGGCAGCCATATCTTTGAGGAGAACAAAAGATAAAGGTTTCATTGGTCTGCCATCTAAAAGCATAGAGACCTTTTTTGTGGACCTCCATGAAGAAGAGCGCAGGGTCTATGATCAGATGGAAGAAGAGGCCAGGAACATTGTCAAAGACTACATTTCTGATGAAAGTGTTGTGAGAAACTATTCTACTGTTCTCAGCATACTTGTAAGACTCCGACAAATTTGCACGGATCTGGCGCTGTGCCCTGCAGACCTCAGAGCTCTACTTCCACCAAGCCAACTTGAAG ATGTGAAGAACAACCCAGCACTATTGCAAAAATTGCTTTCAGTGTTACAAGATGGAGAAGATTTCGACTGTCCAATCTGCATATCTCCACCCAGGGATATTGTAATTACGTGCTGTGCTCACATCTTTTGTGAGTCCTGCATCCTTAAAACGTTAAAACGAACTAAACCCTGCTGTCCAATGTGCCGCCACCCACTCTCTGAATCTGACCTCTTCAAAGCCCCTCCCGAGTCTTCTCAAATGACATCTGAAGGTTCATCTTCTCATCCATCATCCAAAGTTGCTGCTCTATTAAAACTTCTTTCCACATCCAGAGATGCAAGCCCGTCTTCCAAGTCAGTTATGTTCTCCCAATTCAGAAAAATGTTGCTTTTACTAGAAGAGCCGCTGAAAGAAGCCGGATTTAAGGTGATCCGCTTAGACGGAACGATGAATGCAAAAAGGAGGGCACAGGTGATAAAAGACTTTGGAGTCCCAGCACCGGAAGGGCCAACAATCTTGCTAGCAAGTCTAAAAGCTTCAAGTGCTGGAATAAATCTTACTGCTGCCTCAACTGTATACTTGTTGGAACCATGGTGGAATCCAGCGGTCGAGGAACAAGCAATGGACAGAGTCCATCGTATCGGCCAGAAGGAGGACGTCAAGATTGTGAGGCTGATCGCTAGAAATACCATAGAGGAGAGGATACTGCAACTACAAGAGAACAAAAGACTTCTGGCAAGGAAAGCTTTTGGTAGGAGGAGCCAGAAAGGTCAGAGAGAGATCAGCAGAGATGATCTCAGTGCGTTGATGAACTTGTGA
- the LOC105162688 gene encoding probable mediator of RNA polymerase II transcription subunit 26b, with amino-acid sequence MATTPVSLDKWREYFRGANSDIFDIIEHAVMVAACDCPYDFKLKRDRIAEMLFTCKFTKCFGCDRVELAVPNPDGVEKRDDGDDKYRSEIEAGGSKDTKESKVNDDDHHTEIVVMDVNQITNNSYGDVDALTDEIEESSQILDEVFRIKAIIDNRQEESCELLIDSLRRLQLMTLSVEILKDTEIGKSVNAMRKHGSKEIRSLVRTLIENWKSVVDAWVDATTAIAAVEVTTESVRTSVVEEEQGLPSPPLDEGAFFSPPTNMELSKFFDGMDDDGNPRDNRALNKNQEKQKFESPSDSSTHPKDQKSEQKTNQESILKKQAPPCKPNRLPTDESATRRPKPALQPKSNNETMIQQKGTKPKKPSPHQQENFDCNNEASIKIKLEAAKRKLHERYQEVEKAKKRRTIQVVELHDLPKQTTAQRNQPMRPGNQHRQLANGRW; translated from the exons ATGGCGACCACTCCTGTTAGTCTTGACAAATGGAGGGAGTATTTCCGGGGTGCGAATTCTGACATCTTTGATATCATCGAGCACGCGGTGATGGTTGCTGCTTGTGATTGCCCCTACGACTTCAAACTGAAGAGGGATCGGATTGCTGAGATGCTGTTCACTTGCAAATTCACCAAGTGTTTCGGCTGTGACAGAGTTGAATTGGCTGTCCCAAATCCTGACGGTGTGGAGAAAAGAGATGACGGCGATGATAAGTACAGAAGTGAGATTGAGGCTGGGGGAAGTAAAGACACAAAAGAGAGTAAAGTGAATGACGATGATCATCATACAGAGATTGTGGTGATGGATGTGAATCAGATTACCAACAATAGTTATGGAGATGTTGACGCACTGACTGATGAGATTGAGGAGTCCTCTCAGATTTTGGATGAAGTTTTTAGGATCAAAGCAATTATTGACAACAGACAAGAAGAG TCTTGTGAGTTGCTGATTGATTCACTGAGGCGGCTCCAGCTTATGACTTTGTCCGTGGAGATTCTGAAG GATACGGAAATTGGGAAATCTGTTAATGCTATGCGGAAGCATGGATCAAAGGAAATTCGGAGTCTTGTTAGGACATTGATTGA GAATTGGAAATCTGTGGTTGATGCATGGGTTGATGCTACTACAGCCATTGCAG CTGTGGAAGTTACAACAGAATCTGTAAGAACATCTGTTGTCGAAGAAGAGCAAGGGCTACCATCTCCTCCACTCGATGAAGGAGCCTTCTTTTCCCCTCCCACCAACATGGAGCTCTCAAAG TTCTTTGATGGCATGGATGATGACGGAA ATCCTCGGGACAACAGGGCACTCAACAAGAACCAAGAAAAACAGAAGTTTGAGAGTCCCAGTGATTCGAGCACTCATCCAAAGGACCAGAAGTCTGAACAGAAGACAAATCAGGAATCAATCTTGAAGAAACAAGCCCCTCCCTGTAAGCCGAACAGGCTTCCTACCGATGAATCGGCCACCAGGAGACCTAAACCGGCTCTGCAACCAAAGTCTAACAACGAGACAATGATCCAGCAAAAAGGCACAAAGCCAAAGAAACCGAGCCCTCATCAACAAGAG AATTTTGACTGCAACAATGAGGCTtcaattaagataaaattagaGGCTGCTAAGAGGAAGCTGCACGAGCGCTATCAAGAAGTCGAAAAGG CCAAGAAGCGGAGAACCATACAAGTGGTCGAGCTGCACGATCTCCCAAAGCAGACCACTGCACAGAGGAATCAGCCAATGCGTCCTGGCAACCAGCACAGGCAATTGGCCAATGGGCGATGGTAG
- the LOC110012044 gene encoding putative SWI/SNF-related matrix-associated actin-dependent regulator of chromatin subfamily A member 3-like 1 (The sequence of the model RefSeq protein was modified relative to this genomic sequence to represent the inferred CDS: added 121 bases not found in genome assembly) — protein MEEIEAEFEGRRGPVEASMSMDRRSSSPSYDAVDDGSSPSAAESLMVGFVIVNVVGLRHYSGTISGRELVGLVRDELNPYDGNAIKVLNMRSVQVGYLDRSAAAVLSPLIDGRLITIEGIVPKPPGKGNRFKIPCQVHIFARIEDFERVKLAIEIGGLQLISENNASFTLSEAMVVREKKAILAEKSVDEIFKLLDLKVSNEGKSEALDPPKDMIKSELFFHQKEGLGWLVSRENSCELPPFWTEKDGVYVNALTNYQTDIRPEPLRGGIFADDMGLGKTLTLLSLIAFDKWACAVHSSSSIDVQDDAELGEEESIALSGKKSKRRRGNRKVDSSRKKRKTEVGSSNRKGKRPAADESSSLDPQTTLIVCPPSVFSAWITQLEEHTRKGSFKVYMYYGERTKDAEELKRHDIVLTTYTVLAIEESWDKSPIKKIEWRRVILDEAHVIKNVNTQQSRAVTKLNAKRRWAVTGTPVQNNSFDLFSLVAFLRFEPLSLKSLWNSLIQRPLAQGDKKGISRLQVLMAA, from the exons ATGGAGGAAATTGAAGCAGAATTTGAAGGTCGACGAGGCCCAGTAGAAGCGTCCATGAGCATGGACCGCCGGTCGTCCTCCCCTTCATACGATGCCGTTGACGACGGCTCCTCTCCCTCCGCTGCTGAAAGTTTAATGGTGGGTTTTGTGATTGTCAATGTGGTTGGGCTTCGGCATTACTCTGGTACTATTAGTGGCCGGGAATTGGTCGGTTTGGTTCGCGATGAGTTAAACCCATATGACGGAAACGCCATCAAAGTTCTCAATATGAGGTCTGTCCAGGTGGGCTACCTCGATCGCTCTGCTGCCGCCGTGTTGTCCCCTCTGATTGATGGTCGTTTGATCACCATTGAAG GTATTGTGCCAAAACCGCCAGGTAAGGGAAACAGATTCAAGATTCCCTGTCAAGTTCACATTTTTGCAAGGATAGAGGATTTTGAGAGAGTCAAATTGGCGATTGAGATAGGTGGGTTGCAGttaatttcagaaaacaaTGCGTCATTTACGTTATCAGAAGCAATGGtagtgagagagaaaaaagctATTTTAGCAGAGAAGAGTGTGGATGAGATATTCAAACTGTTGGACTTGAAAGTCAGTAATGAAGGGAAGTCTGAAGCATTGGATCCACCAAAAGACATGATAAAATCAGAGCTTTTTTTTCATCAGAAGGAAGGATTGGGATGGTTGGTTAGTAGGGAGAATTCATGCGAATTGCCTCCTTTCTGGACAGAGAAAGATGGGGTCTATGTGAATGCGTTAACTAATTACCAGACTGATATAAGACCCGAGCCTTTACGAGGTGGCATTTTCGCAGATGACATGGGCTTGGGTAAAACTCTTACACTGCTCTCCTTGATTGCTTTTGACAAATGGGCTTGTGCTGTACACTCATCTAGCAGTATAGATGTTCAAGATGATGCAGAATTGGGTGAAGAGGAAAGTATTGCATTGTCTGGTAAAAAGTCAAAGCGGAGAAGAGGGAACCGAAAGGTGGATAGTtcaaggaaaaagagaaagactGAGGTTGGTAGTTCTAACAGAAAGGGGAAAAGGCCTGCCGCTGATGAATCCTCTTCTTTGGACCCACAGACGACACTCATTGTTTGTCCACCTTCTGTCTTTTCTGCGTGGATAACGCAGTTAGAAGAACACACAAGAAAGGGCAGTTTTAAGGTGTACATGTACTATGGTGAACGGACTAAAGATGCTGAAGAGCTTAAGAGGCATGATATTGTGCTGACAACATATACTGTTCTAGCTATTGAGGAATCTTGGGACAAATCTCCTATTAAGAAGATTGAGTGGAGAAGAGTTATATTGGATGAGGCACATGTGATTAAGAATGTGAATACTCAACAGAGTCGTGCAGTTACTAAGCTGAACGCCAAACGTAGATGGGCTGTTACAGGGACACCTGTGCAAAATAACTCctttgatttgttttcttt